From Psychrobacillus sp. FSL K6-2836, a single genomic window includes:
- the rpe gene encoding ribulose-phosphate 3-epimerase — translation MVKIAPSILAANFSKLGEEVLEVEKAGAELIHIDVMDGHFVPNITMGPIVVEALRPLTKLPLDVHLMIENADQYIESFAKAGADYLTVHVEACPHLHRTIQLIRSFGVKPGVVLNPHTPIETIQHVLEDIDMVLFMTVNPGFGGQKFIHSVVPKVKQLSNIIKERNLSIEIEIDGGINEETIKPCVEAGATILVAGSAIYNAPDKAKALQAIKEAGLSVVPK, via the coding sequence ATGGTGAAAATAGCACCTTCAATACTAGCAGCAAACTTTTCTAAGCTAGGTGAAGAAGTATTAGAAGTAGAAAAAGCGGGAGCAGAACTAATTCATATCGATGTAATGGACGGGCATTTTGTTCCGAATATTACAATGGGGCCAATTGTTGTTGAAGCACTACGTCCGCTTACAAAACTACCTTTAGATGTTCATTTAATGATTGAAAATGCGGATCAATATATTGAATCTTTTGCCAAAGCAGGAGCAGATTATCTTACAGTTCACGTAGAGGCATGTCCTCATCTGCATAGAACGATTCAATTAATTCGTTCATTTGGCGTAAAACCGGGTGTTGTATTAAATCCTCATACGCCGATTGAAACAATTCAACATGTATTAGAGGATATTGATATGGTTCTTTTCATGACAGTTAACCCGGGATTTGGAGGACAGAAGTTTATTCACTCTGTAGTCCCTAAAGTAAAACAGTTATCAAATATTATTAAAGAGCGAAATTTATCCATTGAAATTGAAATTGATGGTGGGATCAATGAAGAAACGATTAAACCTTGTGTAGAAGCAGGAGCTACTATATTAGTTGCTGGATCTGCAATTTATAACGCTCCTGACAAAGCAAAAGCTTTACAAGCGATTAAAGAAGCTGGTTTAAGTGTAGTTCCAAAATGA
- the rsgA gene encoding ribosome small subunit-dependent GTPase A, whose translation MPTGQIRKALSGFYYVYDNGKVVQCRGRGVFRNRGESPLVGDFVDYTVEGNNDGTITVIHERKNNLVRPPIANIDQAILVFSIKEPDFNTILLDRFLVVLESFHIEPIICLTKSDLMDNELETQIREYMNDYEKIGYQLFMTYKDDPAFDEKITPFLEGKTTVLAGQSGVGKSTLLNTILPSLDLKTGIISNALGRGKHTTRHVELIEVCGGLLADTPGFSSFEFDLMEKEELYRCFPEFVVKQNDCKFRECMHVKEPKCAVKEAVDTGEIKAYRYKHYLQFLEEIIDRKPRY comes from the coding sequence ATGCCAACAGGTCAAATTAGAAAAGCGTTAAGTGGGTTTTATTATGTTTATGATAATGGTAAAGTTGTTCAATGTCGTGGAAGAGGTGTATTTAGAAACAGAGGTGAATCACCTTTAGTAGGGGACTTTGTCGATTATACAGTGGAAGGAAATAATGACGGAACAATTACAGTCATCCATGAACGAAAAAATAATTTAGTTCGTCCACCTATTGCAAATATTGATCAAGCAATATTGGTTTTTTCCATTAAGGAACCAGATTTCAATACAATCTTATTGGATCGTTTTCTAGTAGTATTAGAATCATTTCATATTGAACCAATTATTTGTTTGACGAAAAGTGACTTAATGGATAATGAGCTAGAAACTCAGATTAGGGAATATATGAATGATTACGAAAAAATAGGTTATCAGTTATTTATGACATATAAAGATGATCCAGCATTCGATGAGAAAATTACTCCTTTTTTAGAAGGGAAGACAACTGTTTTAGCTGGTCAATCCGGGGTAGGTAAATCAACTTTATTAAATACGATATTACCTTCCCTAGATTTAAAAACAGGTATAATTTCTAATGCATTGGGTAGAGGTAAACACACTACAAGGCATGTAGAACTTATTGAGGTTTGCGGGGGACTACTTGCGGATACGCCGGGTTTCAGTTCATTTGAGTTTGATTTAATGGAAAAAGAGGAACTTTACCGTTGTTTCCCAGAGTTTGTGGTAAAACAAAATGACTGTAAGTTTCGAGAATGTATGCATGTGAAAGAACCAAAATGTGCAGTAAAAGAAGCAGTAGATACCGGTGAGATAAAAGCGTATCGATACAAACATTACTTACAATTCTTAGAAGAAATTATAGATAGAAAGCCGAGGTACTAA
- the pknB gene encoding Stk1 family PASTA domain-containing Ser/Thr kinase has translation MLIGKRISGRYKLLEMIGGGGMSNVYLAHDMILDRDVAIKVLRYDFSNEEELHRRFQREALSATSLTHPHIVNIYDVGEDEDIHYIVMEYVKGETLKEYILLNAPVSPTKSVKIMKQLTSAISTAHNNHIIHRDIKPQNILLDEEENVKVTDFGIAMALSATSYTQTNSVLGTVHYLSPEQARGGTATKQSDIYALGIVLFELLTGQLPFSGESAVSIALKHLQTETPSIRKIIPTIPQSIENVVLKATAKDPKDRYLSSEEMEADLATALSPERAGEEKFVVAIDDDATKVLPVIKEPVSFNEVSDTKKMSASNKVTKPVKPKTKNKKRKVIGGVLAGAILLLLLIFIVFPGLFKADKIQVPDVSNLELEEAIEQLESEGFTIGDETLEVSDEVEENKIIRTTPEAGKLREKNSEIHLFVSSGKETFVLENYIGKDIDQVKVLLQNQNLKIDVKEVFDNKAKGTILKQTPAEGEEIIPDETDLLFTVSNGPELRTVSDLTDWNEKALSDYEKSSGFKIEYANRKNSDSIPKGNVIDQTPKPNTKVSPGSTIEVILSDGPKAKPPKFVVKTVTIPYEQPVVEEEDEEDGSDEEENKEKPVAEEQVVRIYIEDKTRSMLEPVEEFVLTETVVRQLKLEISEGEKAAYRIEVNSKTILKETIAYEDSE, from the coding sequence ATGCTGATAGGTAAACGAATAAGTGGCAGATACAAGTTACTTGAAATGATTGGTGGAGGCGGCATGTCCAATGTTTATTTGGCACATGATATGATTTTAGACCGTGATGTAGCTATTAAAGTATTACGTTACGATTTTTCTAATGAGGAAGAATTACACCGTCGATTTCAGCGTGAGGCCCTTTCTGCAACTAGCCTTACTCACCCCCATATTGTCAATATTTATGATGTTGGGGAAGATGAAGATATTCACTATATTGTCATGGAATATGTGAAGGGCGAAACATTAAAAGAATACATACTGCTGAATGCACCGGTTTCTCCAACGAAATCTGTAAAGATTATGAAACAACTTACATCGGCTATTTCTACTGCGCATAATAATCATATTATCCATCGTGACATTAAGCCACAGAACATTTTGTTGGATGAAGAGGAAAATGTAAAGGTAACTGATTTTGGTATTGCAATGGCACTCAGCGCAACCTCTTACACGCAGACAAATTCCGTATTAGGTACAGTACATTATCTATCACCTGAACAAGCACGAGGTGGTACAGCAACGAAGCAGTCAGACATATACGCATTAGGTATTGTGTTATTTGAACTATTAACTGGACAACTCCCATTTTCAGGAGAGTCCGCGGTATCCATCGCATTAAAGCATTTACAAACTGAAACGCCATCTATTCGAAAAATTATTCCTACTATACCGCAAAGTATTGAAAATGTCGTTTTGAAGGCTACTGCAAAGGACCCGAAAGATAGATATCTTTCCTCAGAAGAAATGGAAGCAGATTTAGCAACGGCCTTATCTCCTGAACGAGCAGGAGAAGAGAAGTTTGTAGTAGCAATTGATGATGATGCAACGAAGGTGTTACCTGTTATTAAAGAACCTGTATCATTTAATGAGGTTTCTGACACCAAAAAAATGTCGGCATCAAACAAGGTTACCAAACCGGTAAAACCAAAAACTAAGAACAAGAAACGGAAAGTAATTGGTGGGGTATTAGCAGGAGCTATCCTATTATTATTGCTAATTTTCATCGTATTTCCAGGTCTTTTTAAAGCAGATAAGATACAAGTTCCAGATGTATCGAACTTAGAACTGGAAGAGGCTATTGAACAATTAGAGTCAGAAGGATTTACGATCGGCGATGAAACATTAGAAGTGTCAGATGAAGTAGAAGAAAATAAGATAATTCGAACGACACCTGAAGCAGGCAAGCTTCGTGAAAAAAATAGTGAAATCCATTTATTTGTATCTTCGGGTAAAGAAACCTTTGTCCTTGAAAATTATATTGGTAAAGATATAGATCAAGTAAAAGTATTGTTGCAAAATCAGAATCTAAAAATAGATGTAAAAGAAGTATTTGATAATAAGGCAAAAGGAACTATACTTAAGCAAACACCTGCTGAAGGAGAAGAGATTATCCCAGATGAAACCGATCTTCTATTCACTGTAAGTAATGGTCCTGAATTACGCACGGTTAGTGATTTGACTGATTGGAATGAGAAAGCTTTAAGTGATTATGAAAAATCATCTGGATTTAAAATAGAATATGCGAACAGAAAAAATTCCGACTCTATTCCAAAAGGAAATGTGATAGATCAAACACCGAAACCAAATACAAAAGTTAGTCCTGGAAGCACGATAGAAGTAATTCTTTCTGATGGTCCAAAGGCCAAGCCTCCTAAATTTGTAGTGAAAACTGTTACGATTCCATATGAACAACCTGTAGTAGAAGAAGAGGATGAAGAAGATGGTAGTGATGAGGAAGAAAATAAGGAAAAACCAGTTGCAGAGGAGCAAGTAGTTCGAATTTATATTGAAGATAAAACTCGTTCAATGTTGGAGCCCGTCGAAGAATTTGTCTTAACTGAAACAGTTGTAAGGCAATTGAAATTAGAAATTAGTGAAGGCGAAAAAGCAGCATATCGAATTGAGGTAAATTCAAAAACAATCTTAAAAGAAACAATTGCGTATGAAGATTCAGAATAG
- a CDS encoding Stp1/IreP family PP2C-type Ser/Thr phosphatase, which translates to MKFVVKTDVGMKRTVNEDRVEVFMREDGRLLAVVADGMGGHKAGDVASELAVSEFKKYFAAFNPFIVKARDWLTYTFQSINQTVSRHSKMSAECAGMGTTLIAGLFEKHQGIVAHVGDSRVYLISHEQVLQITRDHSYVNVLIDSGEISEEQAKTHPNKNVLMKAIGTERTIQPDFYDIAFHPNSYLLFCTDGLSNKISERLMQSILYSNRTLEEKGQDLVDEANKSGGEDNISLILLSNNDEEV; encoded by the coding sequence ATGAAGTTTGTTGTGAAGACGGATGTAGGCATGAAAAGAACTGTAAATGAAGATAGAGTAGAAGTTTTTATGCGTGAGGACGGTCGGTTATTGGCTGTTGTTGCTGATGGTATGGGTGGTCATAAAGCGGGTGACGTTGCGAGTGAGTTAGCTGTTTCAGAGTTTAAAAAGTATTTTGCTGCATTCAATCCGTTTATCGTAAAGGCAAGAGATTGGTTAACCTATACATTTCAATCGATCAATCAAACAGTTAGTAGACATTCTAAAATGAGTGCAGAATGTGCTGGTATGGGAACAACATTAATCGCAGGCTTATTTGAGAAACATCAAGGGATTGTTGCTCATGTTGGTGATAGTCGTGTCTATTTGATATCACACGAGCAAGTACTTCAAATTACACGAGACCATTCGTATGTTAACGTCCTCATCGATTCAGGTGAAATAAGTGAGGAACAAGCGAAGACCCATCCCAATAAAAATGTATTGATGAAAGCGATTGGTACTGAACGTACAATTCAACCTGACTTTTATGATATCGCTTTCCATCCAAACTCTTATTTACTTTTTTGTACAGACGGTTTAAGCAATAAGATAAGTGAACGACTTATGCAATCCATTTTATATTCCAATAGGACGCTTGAAGAAAAAGGGCAAGATTTAGTAGATGAAGCAAATAAGTCAGGCGGAGAAGATAATATTTCTTTAATCCTATTATCTAACAATGACGAGGAGGTGTAA
- the rsmB gene encoding 16S rRNA (cytosine(967)-C(5))-methyltransferase RsmB, whose product MTKKSEKIWTGNVRDAALTILMAVEKQQAYSNLLLHQTIEKYTIDAKDRALLTELTYGTLQYKMTLDYYLQPFIKGKLDDWVKQLLRLSLYQIHYLSRIPDHAAVNEAVEIAKRRGHKGIASAVNGILRSILREGVRSTEDIKDREERLSIETSHPLWMVKRFISQYGFETTDKMLKENNEPPVTTLRVNLFKRTVDQVLHLMTQEGHVVAKSEIIPECIYLFNGQAARTTAYQEGFVTIQDESSMIPAYVLQPEPGMTVLDMCSAPGGKTTHIAEKMKNTGKLVAMDIHQHKLKLVKENAERLGFSFIETVEMDGRKASENYAPQSFDRILVDAPCSGLGVMKRKPDIKYTKKEKDFASLKPIQMNLLEEAYKLLKPDGLMVYSTCTVDLEENEGTTQQFLDAHPDMELQHFPDVIKRIKKQEKEGTLQIFPQDLRSDGFYVALFQKKI is encoded by the coding sequence ATGACGAAAAAAAGCGAAAAGATTTGGACAGGTAATGTTCGAGATGCTGCACTTACTATTTTAATGGCTGTTGAAAAGCAACAAGCGTATAGTAATTTACTGTTACACCAAACGATAGAAAAGTATACGATTGACGCGAAAGATCGAGCATTACTTACGGAACTAACATATGGCACCCTTCAATATAAAATGACACTCGATTACTACTTACAGCCGTTCATTAAAGGGAAATTAGATGACTGGGTTAAACAATTACTCCGCCTATCCCTATATCAAATCCATTACCTATCGCGTATTCCCGATCATGCGGCGGTGAATGAGGCGGTCGAAATCGCGAAAAGAAGAGGTCATAAAGGAATTGCCTCAGCAGTTAATGGAATATTGCGGTCTATTTTAAGAGAAGGCGTTCGTTCAACTGAAGATATTAAAGATAGAGAAGAGCGATTGTCCATCGAGACAAGCCATCCACTATGGATGGTTAAGCGTTTCATATCACAATATGGTTTTGAAACGACGGATAAGATGTTGAAGGAAAATAATGAACCGCCTGTTACGACGCTTCGTGTAAACTTATTTAAGCGTACGGTTGATCAAGTACTTCATCTAATGACACAAGAGGGACATGTAGTGGCTAAAAGTGAAATCATTCCCGAGTGTATTTACTTATTTAACGGACAAGCAGCTAGAACAACTGCTTATCAAGAGGGCTTTGTAACAATTCAAGATGAAAGTTCTATGATTCCTGCTTATGTTCTTCAGCCAGAACCCGGGATGACCGTATTAGATATGTGTTCAGCACCTGGTGGTAAAACTACTCATATTGCCGAAAAAATGAAAAATACAGGGAAACTTGTGGCAATGGATATTCATCAGCATAAATTAAAGCTAGTGAAAGAAAATGCAGAGCGTTTAGGTTTTAGTTTTATCGAAACAGTGGAAATGGATGGAAGAAAAGCTAGTGAAAATTATGCACCACAATCATTTGATCGCATACTTGTGGATGCACCATGCAGTGGACTTGGCGTTATGAAACGTAAGCCTGATATTAAATATACAAAAAAAGAAAAGGATTTTGCTTCCCTTAAACCAATTCAGATGAATTTATTAGAAGAAGCATATAAACTTTTAAAACCGGATGGATTAATGGTATATAGTACTTGTACAGTCGATTTGGAGGAAAACGAAGGAACGACTCAGCAATTTCTAGATGCACATCCAGATATGGAACTTCAGCATTTCCCAGACGTTATTAAACGTATAAAGAAACAGGAAAAAGAAGGAACGCTTCAGATCTTCCCGCAAGATTTACGTAGTGATGGATTTTATGTAGCTCTATTTCAAAAAAAGATATAG
- the fmt gene encoding methionyl-tRNA formyltransferase: protein MTSIIFMGTPTFSAPILRMLVEEGYNVKAVVTQPDRPVGRKKVLTAPPVKEEAVQLGLPVIQPNKLKGSDELDQIIALKPDLIVTAAFGQILPKELLEVPELGCINVHASLLPAYRGGAPIHQAIIDGQSKTGVTIMYMEEKLDAGDIISQSEIPIEHTDDTGLLFEKLSAVGSELLKETLPSIIAKTNNRTKQDDTKVTFAKNISREQERIDWNNSSLQLHNQIRGLHPWPVAYTTLDGQVVKIWKADTISVQTNEKPGTVVKIESDYFVIQTGKSEAIRINELQPAGKKKMSAEDYLRGVGSKLRIGDIFE, encoded by the coding sequence ATGACATCTATTATCTTCATGGGTACCCCAACTTTCTCAGCGCCTATTTTGAGAATGTTAGTGGAAGAAGGCTATAATGTAAAGGCTGTCGTGACTCAACCAGATCGACCAGTTGGTAGAAAAAAAGTATTGACCGCACCTCCTGTAAAAGAAGAAGCCGTTCAACTTGGTTTGCCTGTCATTCAGCCGAATAAATTAAAGGGATCGGATGAACTAGATCAAATTATCGCCCTAAAGCCAGATTTAATCGTTACCGCCGCTTTCGGTCAGATTCTCCCAAAAGAACTGTTAGAAGTTCCAGAGCTTGGTTGCATTAATGTCCATGCATCGTTGCTTCCTGCTTACCGTGGTGGTGCCCCAATTCATCAGGCAATTATAGATGGTCAAAGTAAAACAGGCGTAACGATAATGTATATGGAAGAAAAGTTAGACGCTGGAGATATAATATCGCAAAGCGAAATACCTATTGAACATACGGACGATACTGGTCTGTTATTTGAAAAACTAAGTGCAGTAGGTTCCGAGCTACTCAAAGAGACACTGCCTTCAATTATTGCAAAAACGAATAATCGTACTAAGCAGGATGACACAAAAGTAACTTTTGCTAAAAATATTTCACGTGAACAAGAAAGAATAGATTGGAATAACTCTTCATTACAATTACACAATCAAATTCGGGGACTTCACCCTTGGCCAGTAGCTTATACAACATTAGATGGACAAGTTGTGAAGATCTGGAAGGCGGATACTATTTCCGTTCAAACAAATGAAAAACCTGGAACTGTTGTGAAAATTGAGTCAGATTATTTTGTTATACAAACTGGAAAGTCGGAAGCAATTCGCATTAATGAGTTACAACCAGCTGGTAAAAAGAAAATGTCAGCAGAAGATTATTTGCGTGGCGTAGGTTCGAAATTGCGAATAGGAGATATATTTGAATGA
- the def gene encoding peptide deformylase translates to MAIRPIITHPNDVLLKKCEEITVFDNKLAGLLDDMYDTMVASDGIGIAAPQVGEAIQAAIVDLGEGQDIIEMINPEVVEIGGSEIEVEGCLSFPEVYGEVERPFYVKVEAQDRTGALYELQAEDYEARAILHEIDHLHGVLFTTKVIRYVELEELENEVEEV, encoded by the coding sequence ATGGCAATACGTCCAATTATTACACATCCAAATGATGTACTATTAAAGAAATGTGAAGAAATTACTGTATTTGATAACAAACTAGCAGGGCTTTTAGATGATATGTACGACACGATGGTCGCTTCTGATGGAATCGGAATAGCAGCGCCACAGGTCGGAGAGGCTATTCAAGCAGCAATCGTTGACCTAGGCGAAGGTCAAGATATTATCGAAATGATCAATCCAGAGGTAGTGGAAATCGGAGGATCAGAAATAGAAGTGGAAGGATGCTTAAGTTTCCCTGAAGTTTATGGAGAAGTAGAACGTCCATTTTATGTAAAAGTAGAAGCTCAGGATCGCACAGGGGCTTTATACGAGTTACAAGCAGAGGATTATGAAGCAAGAGCCATTTTACATGAAATAGATCATTTACATGGTGTTTTATTTACAACAAAGGTTATTCGTTATGTAGAATTGGAAGAACTTGAAAATGAGGTGGAAGAAGTATGA
- the priA gene encoding primosomal protein N', translating to MIVEVIVDVSAYPIDRPFDYTVPDELETVVECGSRVHVPFGNRKVQGFITNIKEHSDLDVSKLKEIISIIDVEPVITEELLQLSKWMTNKTLCYEIDALQVMLPAALRATYKKEIRLVKPDEVDIETLALFGSKETISYEVFEKAGLLRQMKKYLDQGNFQLETVIKQHGKVKTIAKYRMVENKKLVHTLLSELPKNAIKQKELIEWLLMQKQTSYTMTELKDSAQTNNHTVKALIDKGILEKENREIYREISSLEYNDQDLRFKLTDEQQDALAQINDAQNNDQDTTFLLHGITGSGKTEIYLNAIEKSINEGKQAIMLVPEISLTPQMTRRFKLRFDDQVAVMHSGLSVGEKFDEWRKIRRGEVKVVVGARSAIFAPFKNLGLIILDEEHESTYKQEDTPRYHARDVAIWRSNFHRCPVILGSATPSLESYARASKGVYSLLTLKMRAKEQSLPIVNIVDMRAELKSGNRSMFSIDLADAVREKLEKKEQIVLFLNKRGFSSFVLCRDCGTVVECDNCDISLTYHREGEQLKCHYCGHEEPVPKQCPECSSEHIRFFGTGTQKVEEEITKLFPYARVLRMDVDTTRTKGSHERILKQFGDGEADILLGTQMIAKGLDFPNITLVGVLNADTTLHLADFRAAEKTFQLMTQVSGRAGRHDKEGQVYIQTYTPEHYAIEYSKSQLYEPFYHKEMLVRKQFEYPPFYYLTLVQVTHENVLLASEYAKLATDWLRANLSTTTMVIGPTSSAISKIQNRYRYQCLIKYKKEPILVEKLQQLIKIYRTEWIKKGINLTIDLDPSTIL from the coding sequence ATGATAGTAGAAGTTATCGTCGATGTATCAGCTTATCCTATTGATCGGCCTTTTGACTATACTGTTCCTGACGAATTAGAAACAGTTGTAGAATGTGGAAGTCGTGTACATGTTCCTTTTGGAAATAGAAAAGTACAAGGATTTATAACGAATATTAAAGAGCATTCTGATTTGGATGTGTCCAAGCTAAAAGAGATTATTTCAATTATCGATGTGGAACCCGTAATAACCGAAGAATTATTACAACTTTCCAAATGGATGACCAATAAAACATTATGTTATGAAATAGATGCACTTCAAGTAATGCTACCAGCTGCTCTTCGTGCTACATATAAAAAAGAGATACGACTTGTGAAACCAGATGAAGTAGATATAGAAACCCTAGCATTATTTGGGTCAAAAGAAACGATTTCTTATGAAGTATTTGAAAAAGCTGGGCTATTACGACAGATGAAAAAGTATTTAGATCAAGGAAACTTCCAGTTGGAGACTGTTATTAAGCAACATGGAAAGGTAAAAACAATCGCCAAATATCGTATGGTGGAAAACAAGAAATTAGTACATACCCTACTAAGTGAACTTCCCAAAAATGCGATTAAACAAAAAGAGCTAATCGAATGGCTTTTAATGCAAAAGCAAACTTCCTATACAATGACAGAACTTAAAGATTCTGCACAAACAAATAATCATACGGTTAAAGCATTAATCGATAAAGGAATACTAGAAAAAGAAAATAGAGAAATATACCGTGAGATAAGCAGCCTAGAGTATAACGACCAGGACCTTAGATTTAAATTGACGGATGAACAACAAGATGCTCTAGCTCAGATTAATGATGCACAAAATAATGACCAGGATACTACTTTTCTTCTACACGGCATTACTGGTAGTGGCAAAACGGAGATTTATTTAAATGCAATTGAAAAGTCAATCAATGAAGGCAAACAGGCAATTATGCTTGTACCGGAAATATCATTGACGCCTCAAATGACTAGAAGATTTAAATTGCGTTTCGACGATCAAGTAGCTGTAATGCATAGTGGGTTATCAGTCGGAGAAAAATTTGATGAATGGCGTAAAATCCGGCGTGGTGAAGTAAAGGTTGTTGTTGGAGCTAGATCTGCAATATTCGCACCTTTTAAAAATCTAGGCTTGATCATTTTAGACGAGGAGCACGAGTCTACTTATAAGCAAGAAGATACACCAAGGTATCATGCGAGAGATGTAGCTATTTGGAGAAGTAATTTTCACAGATGTCCAGTTATTTTAGGAAGCGCAACTCCTTCACTTGAATCCTATGCACGTGCTTCAAAGGGAGTGTACAGTTTGTTAACCTTAAAGATGCGTGCGAAAGAACAATCTTTACCAATTGTAAATATAGTGGACATGCGTGCAGAGTTAAAAAGCGGAAATCGTTCTATGTTTAGTATAGACCTTGCGGATGCTGTAAGAGAAAAGTTAGAGAAGAAAGAGCAAATCGTTTTATTTTTAAATAAAAGAGGATTTTCTTCCTTTGTATTATGTCGAGATTGTGGGACTGTGGTAGAATGCGACAATTGTGATATTTCGCTTACCTATCACCGAGAGGGTGAGCAGCTTAAATGTCATTATTGTGGACATGAAGAACCAGTACCGAAGCAATGTCCAGAATGTTCTAGTGAGCATATTCGCTTCTTCGGAACAGGAACTCAAAAGGTGGAAGAAGAGATTACAAAGCTGTTCCCTTATGCAAGAGTTCTTCGAATGGATGTAGATACAACTAGAACGAAAGGTTCACATGAACGGATTTTGAAACAATTCGGAGATGGCGAAGCGGATATCTTACTAGGAACTCAAATGATTGCAAAAGGGCTAGATTTTCCCAATATTACGCTTGTTGGTGTATTAAATGCAGATACAACTTTGCACTTAGCCGATTTTAGAGCAGCAGAAAAAACATTTCAGCTAATGACACAGGTTAGCGGCCGAGCTGGCAGACATGATAAAGAAGGGCAAGTGTATATCCAAACGTATACACCGGAGCATTATGCAATAGAATATTCAAAATCACAGTTGTATGAGCCGTTTTATCATAAAGAAATGCTGGTGCGAAAACAGTTTGAATATCCACCTTTCTACTATTTAACTCTTGTTCAGGTAACGCATGAAAATGTCCTCTTAGCCTCGGAATATGCAAAATTAGCTACCGATTGGTTACGTGCGAATTTATCTACCACCACAATGGTAATTGGACCAACTTCAAGTGCAATCAGTAAAATACAAAATAGATATCGTTACCAATGTTTGATAAAATACAAAAAAGAACCAATATTAGTGGAAAAGCTTCAACAATTAATAAAAATATACCGAACCGAGTGGATAAAAAAAGGAATCAATTTAACAATTGATTTGGACCCATCTACTATTTTATAA
- the coaBC gene encoding bifunctional phosphopantothenoylcysteine decarboxylase/phosphopantothenate--cysteine ligase CoaBC, producing MLTSKKVLVCVTGGIAVYKTVALVSKLAQAGANVKVMMTKSAMEFVQPLSFQAMSRNDVYFDTFDEKDSSVIAHIDLADWADLVIVAPATANVIGKLANGIADDMVTTTLLATTADVWIAPAMNVHMYEHAAVIRNITQLSRDGYHFIEPSEGFLACGYVGKGRLEEPEKIVQLVEAHFVPKQLPLKGTKVVVTAGPTRERIDPVRFLTNFSSGKMGYAMAEAAANLGAETILISGPVSLSAPANVKLVSVESAQEMLDAVLLHFETATIVIKTAAVADYKPKEVYSQKMKKQVGDSTIVLERTTDILMELGKRKKDQLLIGFAAETNDVIHYAKGKLVKKNADYIIANDVTEAGSGFGTDTNAVTLVGKNMEQYFPHQSKKELALQLLQTIIQLEKDDSK from the coding sequence GTGTTAACATCTAAAAAAGTTCTTGTTTGTGTCACCGGTGGTATTGCCGTTTATAAAACGGTTGCATTGGTTAGTAAATTGGCTCAAGCAGGGGCAAATGTAAAAGTAATGATGACAAAATCAGCGATGGAATTTGTTCAACCATTAAGTTTTCAGGCTATGTCAAGAAATGATGTGTATTTTGATACATTTGATGAAAAAGACTCTAGCGTTATTGCGCATATCGATTTAGCAGACTGGGCAGATTTAGTGATTGTGGCTCCTGCGACTGCCAATGTAATCGGGAAGCTAGCAAATGGCATCGCAGATGATATGGTGACTACTACATTATTGGCAACAACTGCGGATGTATGGATAGCACCTGCAATGAATGTACATATGTATGAACATGCTGCTGTTATTCGGAATATTACTCAACTTTCAAGAGATGGTTATCATTTTATCGAGCCTTCTGAAGGTTTTTTAGCATGTGGATATGTAGGAAAAGGTCGATTAGAAGAACCGGAGAAAATAGTACAACTGGTAGAGGCGCATTTTGTACCGAAACAACTACCTTTAAAAGGAACCAAGGTTGTTGTAACAGCAGGTCCAACTAGAGAGAGAATTGATCCTGTCCGATTTTTGACTAATTTTTCTAGTGGGAAAATGGGCTATGCTATGGCCGAGGCTGCTGCAAATCTAGGAGCAGAAACTATTTTAATTTCTGGTCCTGTCAGTTTGAGTGCACCAGCAAATGTAAAGCTTGTTTCCGTGGAAAGTGCACAGGAAATGCTTGATGCAGTGTTGCTCCATTTTGAGACGGCTACTATAGTTATTAAAACTGCTGCCGTGGCAGATTATAAACCAAAAGAAGTATATTCCCAAAAGATGAAAAAGCAAGTTGGTGACTCTACTATTGTGTTAGAAAGAACTACCGATATTCTTATGGAACTGGGTAAACGAAAAAAAGACCAATTGTTGATAGGTTTTGCTGCAGAAACAAACGATGTGATCCATTATGCTAAAGGCAAGCTGGTAAAGAAAAATGCAGATTATATTATTGCCAATGACGTGACCGAAGCAGGTTCAGGATTTGGAACAGATACGAATGCTGTTACGTTAGTCGGTAAAAATATGGAACAGTATTTTCCTCATCAAAGCAAGAAAGAGCTTGCGTTACAATTACTGCAAACCATTATTCAATTGGAGAAAGATGATTCCAAATGA